A window of Chryseobacterium scophthalmum genomic DNA:
TTTTCTTTTGGACTTTGGGTTTCTGCATTGATTGTGATTCCGATGTTTTTCATAAGCATGTTGTTGACGAAATTGATTTTAAAGCCATTAAATCCCTTTTTCAGAGAAATCAATTATAAAGGAGAGGTTTCACACGATTTTCTGGGTCGACAAGGAAGAATGAAATCAACCATTCACGGAACTAAAACCGGAATGCTCGAAGTTTTTGTTGAAAAAGATCCTATGATTTTAATGGTGAGAAGTAAAGATGGTGAGGTGATCAACCACGGAACGATAGTGTATATTGTTGACGAAGATCGAGAGAAAAGAATCTATTATGTAGCGGAAGAAATTCGCTTTTAAATTGAAAATAAAAAATACAAATTCATGATGAAATTTCGTTTCTCCGTCCCTAAAGGGAGCTAAATTTCTTGGGAAACTTATCAAAATTACTCCCTTTAGGGTTGGGGAAATGATTTTGATAAATTTAAATAAATTAAAAACACATTAAAATAAATAAACTATAAAAATATGAATACACCTTTGATTGTTGGAATTGTTGTCGTTGTGGTAGCATCTTTAGGATTGATTTTCTGGATCTTATCAATGTATAAAAAAACTGTTCAGGGAATTGTAATTTTAAGAACGGGGTATGGGGGAACGAAAGTTTTCTTCAATGCGGGAATCGTTATTCCGGTCATTCATAGAATGGAATCGATGGATATTTCCGTTAAAAAACTGGAAATTGCCCGAGAAGGAAGAGCAGGATTGATCTGTAAAGATAATATGAGAGCCGATATTCAGGTGGCTTTCTTTATCAGAGTTAATAAATCGGCGGATGATATTGTGAATGTGGGGCAGACGATTGGTTGCCAGAGAGCTTCTGATATCAATACGTTGAGAGAATTATTTGAAGCTAAATTTTCTGAAGCCTTGAAAACGGTAGGTAAAAAGTTTGAATTTATTGAATTGTATGAAGCAAGAAGTGAATTCCGTCAGGAAATTTTAGATATTATCGGAACAGATTTGAATGGTTATGTTTTAGATGACTGTGCGATTGATTATTTAGAGCAGACAAAGATCGAGAATTTAGATAAAGATAATATTTTAGATTCAGAAGGTATTAAGAAGATCACTGAATTAACGGCTAATCAAAATATTAAAGCCAATCAGGTTCGCAGAGATGAAGAAAAAATCATCACTAAACAAAATGTTGAGGCTCGTGAAGCTATTTTAGAACTGGAAAAACAATTGGCTGAAAAAGAAGAATCTCAAAAAAGAGAAGTTGCTAATATTAGATCCCGTGAAAATGCTGAGATCTTAAAAGTAACTGAAGAAGAACGTTTAAAATATGAAACTGTTCGAATTGCAACGGAAGAAAAACTTCAAATCGCTGAAGAAAATAAACAAAGACAAGTTGTTATAGCAGCTAAAAATAAAGAACGTGCCGATCTCGTGGAAACTGAAAGAGTACAGAAAGACCAAATGTTGGAAGCAACAGAAAGAGAAAGAATTGTTTCTTTGGCTCAGATCGAAAAGGAAAAAGCGATCGAATTGGAGAAGAAAAATATTCAGGATGCGATTCGTGAGCGTTTGACAATGGAAAAAACGGTTGTTGAAGAGCAGCAGGGAATTAAAGATCTGGAAGCATTCAAAACTGCCGACAGAACAAAACAAGTGGAAATTACTTTGGCAACCCAAGAAGCTGAAAAGAAATTGATCCAGGAAACAAGAGCAGCAGAATCAAGAAAATTATCTGCTGAGAAAGATGCTCAGAAATACGTCATCGAAGCTCAGGCAAAAAGAGATGCTGCTGAAAAAGAAGCAGAAGCTCGTAAGATCATTGCTGATGCAAAAGCAAAAGAAGAAGCAACGGTTGGTCTATCTGAAGCTCAGGTGCTTCATGCAAAAGCGGATGCTGCCGAAAGACAGGGGATCGTTGAGTCGATCGTAATTGAGAAAAAAGCGGAAGCTGAAAGAAAAGAGGGTATTGCTCAAGCTGAAGTGATCA
This region includes:
- a CDS encoding SPFH domain-containing protein, which translates into the protein MNTPLIVGIVVVVVASLGLIFWILSMYKKTVQGIVILRTGYGGTKVFFNAGIVIPVIHRMESMDISVKKLEIAREGRAGLICKDNMRADIQVAFFIRVNKSADDIVNVGQTIGCQRASDINTLRELFEAKFSEALKTVGKKFEFIELYEARSEFRQEILDIIGTDLNGYVLDDCAIDYLEQTKIENLDKDNILDSEGIKKITELTANQNIKANQVRRDEEKIITKQNVEAREAILELEKQLAEKEESQKREVANIRSRENAEILKVTEEERLKYETVRIATEEKLQIAEENKQRQVVIAAKNKERADLVETERVQKDQMLEATERERIVSLAQIEKEKAIELEKKNIQDAIRERLTMEKTVVEEQQGIKDLEAFKTADRTKQVEITLATQEAEKKLIQETRAAESRKLSAEKDAQKYVIEAQAKRDAAEKEAEARKIIADAKAKEEATVGLSEAQVLHAKADAAERQGIVESIVIEKKAEAERKEGIAQAEVIKEKAFAEAAGITEKAEAMKKLNDAGKDHEEFRLTLAKEKEVELAQISIQKDIAQAQAGVLAEAFKSAKIDIVGGDNTFFDNVIRQVSAGKGLDKFISHSENATLVKENLLGDGENIIGKVMGMVEKYNVSSEDIKNMSIASLIFKLNGVANQQERGLLERAMDMAKNLGIDQKPIR